The following are encoded together in the Lactuca sativa cultivar Salinas chromosome 1, Lsat_Salinas_v11, whole genome shotgun sequence genome:
- the LOC111916125 gene encoding syntaxin-81-like has translation MDYADPYLTTKEERDIIEHVVNAFVKPCKEYIGILQPAFDQLTTVRFQEAMPTIQQVLNDETCAFQVELSRLLDIVIGSTN, from the exons ATGGATTATGCAGATCCTTATCTTACCACAAAAGAGGAAAGAGACATCATTGAACATGTA GTTAATGCTTTTGTAAAACCATGTAAAGAATATATTGGCATTCTACAACCAGC ATTTGATCAACTAACAACTGTACGCTTTCAAGAAGCTATGCCAACAATTCAACAAGTTTTAAATGATGAAACTTGTGCTTTTCAG GTGGAGTTATCAAGACTTCTTGATATTGTGATAGGCTCAACAAATTGA